In one Phalacrocorax carbo chromosome 16, bPhaCar2.1, whole genome shotgun sequence genomic region, the following are encoded:
- the GPS1 gene encoding COP9 signalosome complex subunit 1 isoform X3, translating into MRDSSASSSASSSVTDLYCIPSSSRSRLFLPSTAGDFSLGASLSACLMQYEGAVEPMQIDVDPQEDQQNAPDINYVVENPTLDLEQYASSYSGLMRIERLQFIADHCPQLRVEALKMALSFVQRTFNVDVYEEIHRKLSEATRELQNTPDAVPDSGIEPPPLDTAWVEATRKKALLKLEKLDTDLKNYKGNSIKESIRRGHDDLGDHYLDCGDLSNALKCYSRARDYCTSAKHVINMCLNVIKVSVYLQNWSHVLSYVSKAESTPEIAEQRGERDSQTQAILTKLKCAAGLAELAARKYKQAAKCFLLASFDHCDFPELLSPSNVAVYGGLCALATFDRQELQRNVISSSSFKLFLELEPQVRDIIFKFYESKYASCLKMLDEMKDNLLLDMYLAPHVRTLYTQIRNRALIQYFSPYVSADMRKMATAFNTTVAALEDELTQLILEGLINARIDSHSKILYARDVDQRSTTFEKSLLMGKEFQRRAKAMILRAAVLRNQIHVKSPPREGSQGELTPANSQSRMSTNM; encoded by the exons ATGAGGGATAGCTCAGCATCCAGCTCAGCTTCTTCGTCAGTGACAGACCTGTACTGCATCCCCTCCAGCAGTAGGTCACGCCTCTTCCTCCCGAGTACAGCAGGAGACTTCAGCTTGGGTGCCAGCTTGTCAGCTTGTTTGATGCAGTATGAG GGTGCAGTAGAGCCCATGCAGATTGACGTAGATCCACAAGAAGATCAGCAAAATGCGCCTGATATCAACTATGTGGTGGAGAACCCCACTCTG GATTTGGAGCAGTATGCATCCAGCTACAGTGGTCTGATGCGAATTGAGCGGCTGCAATTTATTGCTGATCACTGCCCACAGTTGCGGGTGGAAGCTCTCAAGATGGCACTGTCATTTGTCCAGAGAACTTTCAATGTTGATGTGTACGAAGAAATCCACAGAAAGTTGTCTGAGGCCACCAG agaactgcagaatACACCTGATGCTGTTCCTGATAGTGGAATTGAACCCCCTCCTCTTGACACAGCTTGGGTTGAAGCTACGCGCAAAAAAGCTCTTCTTAAACTGGAGAAACTCGACACAGatctgaaaaattacaaagggAACTCCATCAAGGAGAGTATCAG GAGAGGCCACGATGACTTAGGTGATCATTACCTTGATTGTGGGGACCTCAGCAACGCTCTCAAGTGTTACTCGCGAGCCCGTGATTACTGTACCAGTGCTAAACATGTTATCAACATGTGTCTCAATGTCATCAAG GTCAGTGTCTACCTCCAGAATTGGTCTCATGTTCTGAGCTATGTAAGCAAGGCGGAGTCTACACCGGAAATTGCAGAA caaagaggagaaagagacaGCCAGACACAAGCGATTCTCACCAAACTGAAATGTGCAGCAG GCTTGGCCGAACTAGCTGCTCGGAAGTACAAACAGGCAGCAAAGTGCTTCTTGTTGGCGTCATTTGATCACTGTGACTTCCCTGAG cTGTTATCTCCTAGCAATGTGGCTGTGTATGGTGGTCTCTGTGCCCTTGCTACCTTTGACCGTCAGGAACTGCAACGAAATGTTATCTCCAGCAG CTCCTTCAAATTGTTTTTGGAGCTGGAGCCACAGGTTCGTGACATCATCTTCAAGTTTTATGAATCTAAATATGCTTCGTGCTTGAAGATGCTGGATGAGATGAAG GACAACCTGCTGCTGGATATGTACCTTGCACCTCATGTCAGGACACTTTATACCCAGATTCGAAATCGCGCCCTTATCCAG taCTTCAGCCCATATGTGTCGGCAGATATGCGCAAGATGGCCACTGCTTTTAATACCACAGTGGCTGCTCTGGAAGATGAACTTACTCAGTTGATCCTGGAGGGACTGATCAATGCCAGAATAGACTCGCACAGTAAG ATTCTTTATGCTCGAGATGTAGATCAGCGCAGCACAACTTTTGAGAAGTCTTTACTAATGGGCAAAGAGTTTCAGCGACGTGCCAAAGCTATGATCCTGCGAGCTGCAGTCCTGCGCAATCAGATACATGTCAAG TCTCCTCCGAGGGAAGGTAGCCAAGGGGAGCTTACTCCAGCTAACAGCCAGTCCAGGATGAGCACCAACATGTGA
- the RFNG gene encoding beta-1,3-N-acetylglucosaminyltransferase radical fringe codes for MSGSCLGLRKACFLLSLSAAALLLLLLPRGQPPAAPRRRPPPAAAATGPGGTPPPRRAGSGGSGPGAGGRGLAGSPQPARKGRPGPGPAGGSGRESLELKDIFIAVKTTRKYHKSRLDLLLQTWISQARGQTFIFTDWEDRELRLKAGDHMINTNCSAVHTRQALCCKMSVEYDKFLESGQKWFCHVDDDNYVNPRTLLRLLSAFSHSQDVYVGRPSLDHPIEAADHVQSDGSKTTVKFWFATGGAGFCISRGLALKMSPWASLGNFISTAERVRLPDDCTIGYIIEGLLEVKLLHSPLFHSHLENLQRLQGESVLQQVTLSYGDPENKHNVVSVGGVFGLQQDPTRFKSVHCLLYPDTIWCPAKKMS; via the exons ATGAGCGGTTCCTGCCTGGGGCTCCGCAAGGCCTGCTTCCTGCTGTCCCTCAGCGccgccgccctcctcctcctcctcctgccgcgggggcagccccccgccgcgccccgccgccgcccgccgcccgccgccgctgccaCCGGGCCTGGCGGGacccccccgccgcggcgggcgggctcCGGGGGGAGTgggccgggggctgggggtcgAGGCCTcgctggcagcccccagcctgcgCGGAAgggccggcccgggccggggccggccgggggCTCGGGCAGGGAGAGCCTGGAGCTGAAGGACATCTTCATCGCGGTGAAGACCACGAGGAAGTACCACAAGAGCCGGCTGGACTTGCTCCTCCAAACCTGGATCTCCCAGGCGAGAGGACAG ACCTTCATATTCACAGACTGGGAGGATCGGGAGCTACGCCTGAAAGCAG ggGATCATATGATCAACACCAACTGTTCTGCTGTCCATACCCGGCAAGCTCTCTGCTGCAAGATGTCTGTGGAATATGATAAATTCCTGGAATCTGGGCAAAA ATGGTTTTGCCATGTGGACGATGACAACTATGTGAACCCTCGGACTCTCTTGCGTCTCTTATCTGCCTTCTCACACAGCCAGGATGTCTATGTGGGGCGACCGAGTCTGGACCATCCCATCGAAGCAGCTGACCATGTCCAAAGTGATGGATCA AAGACAACCGTGAAATTCTGGTTTGCCACAGGTGGAGCAGGATTCTGTATCAGCAGAGGTCTTGCCCTCAAGATGAGTCCCTGGGCCAG CCTAGGCAATTTCATCAGTACCGCAGAAAGAGTGCGTCTTCCCGACGACTGCACTATTGGCTACATCATTGAAGGGCTGCTGGAGGTAAAGCTGCTGCACAGCCCGTTGTTCCATTCCCATCTGGAAAATCTGCAGAGACTACAAGGCgagtctgtgctgcagcag gTAACCCTAAGTTACGGGGACCCTGAGAACAAACACAATGTTGTGAGTGTGGGAGGAGTATTTGGCCTTCAGCAAGATCCAACCCG atTTAAATCTGTCCATTGTCTGCTCTATCCTGACACTATCTGGTGCCCCGCTAAGAAGATGTCATAA
- the GPS1 gene encoding COP9 signalosome complex subunit 1 isoform X1 → MPLPVQVFNLQGAVEPMQIDVDPQEDQQNAPDINYVVENPTLDLEQYASSYSGLMRIERLQFIADHCPQLRVEALKMALSFVQRTFNVDVYEEIHRKLSEATRELQNTPDAVPDSGIEPPPLDTAWVEATRKKALLKLEKLDTDLKNYKGNSIKESIRRGHDDLGDHYLDCGDLSNALKCYSRARDYCTSAKHVINMCLNVIKVSVYLQNWSHVLSYVSKAESTPEIAEQRGERDSQTQAILTKLKCAAGLAELAARKYKQAAKCFLLASFDHCDFPELLSPSNVAVYGGLCALATFDRQELQRNVISSSSFKLFLELEPQVRDIIFKFYESKYASCLKMLDEMKDNLLLDMYLAPHVRTLYTQIRNRALIQYFSPYVSADMRKMATAFNTTVAALEDELTQLILEGLINARIDSHSKILYARDVDQRSTTFEKSLLMGKEFQRRAKAMILRAAVLRNQIHVKSPPREGSQGELTPANSQSRMSTNM, encoded by the exons ATGCCGCTGCCCGTCCAGGTCTTTAACTTGCAG GGTGCAGTAGAGCCCATGCAGATTGACGTAGATCCACAAGAAGATCAGCAAAATGCGCCTGATATCAACTATGTGGTGGAGAACCCCACTCTG GATTTGGAGCAGTATGCATCCAGCTACAGTGGTCTGATGCGAATTGAGCGGCTGCAATTTATTGCTGATCACTGCCCACAGTTGCGGGTGGAAGCTCTCAAGATGGCACTGTCATTTGTCCAGAGAACTTTCAATGTTGATGTGTACGAAGAAATCCACAGAAAGTTGTCTGAGGCCACCAG agaactgcagaatACACCTGATGCTGTTCCTGATAGTGGAATTGAACCCCCTCCTCTTGACACAGCTTGGGTTGAAGCTACGCGCAAAAAAGCTCTTCTTAAACTGGAGAAACTCGACACAGatctgaaaaattacaaagggAACTCCATCAAGGAGAGTATCAG GAGAGGCCACGATGACTTAGGTGATCATTACCTTGATTGTGGGGACCTCAGCAACGCTCTCAAGTGTTACTCGCGAGCCCGTGATTACTGTACCAGTGCTAAACATGTTATCAACATGTGTCTCAATGTCATCAAG GTCAGTGTCTACCTCCAGAATTGGTCTCATGTTCTGAGCTATGTAAGCAAGGCGGAGTCTACACCGGAAATTGCAGAA caaagaggagaaagagacaGCCAGACACAAGCGATTCTCACCAAACTGAAATGTGCAGCAG GCTTGGCCGAACTAGCTGCTCGGAAGTACAAACAGGCAGCAAAGTGCTTCTTGTTGGCGTCATTTGATCACTGTGACTTCCCTGAG cTGTTATCTCCTAGCAATGTGGCTGTGTATGGTGGTCTCTGTGCCCTTGCTACCTTTGACCGTCAGGAACTGCAACGAAATGTTATCTCCAGCAG CTCCTTCAAATTGTTTTTGGAGCTGGAGCCACAGGTTCGTGACATCATCTTCAAGTTTTATGAATCTAAATATGCTTCGTGCTTGAAGATGCTGGATGAGATGAAG GACAACCTGCTGCTGGATATGTACCTTGCACCTCATGTCAGGACACTTTATACCCAGATTCGAAATCGCGCCCTTATCCAG taCTTCAGCCCATATGTGTCGGCAGATATGCGCAAGATGGCCACTGCTTTTAATACCACAGTGGCTGCTCTGGAAGATGAACTTACTCAGTTGATCCTGGAGGGACTGATCAATGCCAGAATAGACTCGCACAGTAAG ATTCTTTATGCTCGAGATGTAGATCAGCGCAGCACAACTTTTGAGAAGTCTTTACTAATGGGCAAAGAGTTTCAGCGACGTGCCAAAGCTATGATCCTGCGAGCTGCAGTCCTGCGCAATCAGATACATGTCAAG TCTCCTCCGAGGGAAGGTAGCCAAGGGGAGCTTACTCCAGCTAACAGCCAGTCCAGGATGAGCACCAACATGTGA
- the GPS1 gene encoding COP9 signalosome complex subunit 1 isoform X2: MQIDVDPQEDQQNAPDINYVVENPTLDLEQYASSYSGLMRIERLQFIADHCPQLRVEALKMALSFVQRTFNVDVYEEIHRKLSEATRELQNTPDAVPDSGIEPPPLDTAWVEATRKKALLKLEKLDTDLKNYKGNSIKESIRRGHDDLGDHYLDCGDLSNALKCYSRARDYCTSAKHVINMCLNVIKVSVYLQNWSHVLSYVSKAESTPEIAEQRGERDSQTQAILTKLKCAAGLAELAARKYKQAAKCFLLASFDHCDFPELLSPSNVAVYGGLCALATFDRQELQRNVISSSSFKLFLELEPQVRDIIFKFYESKYASCLKMLDEMKDNLLLDMYLAPHVRTLYTQIRNRALIQYFSPYVSADMRKMATAFNTTVAALEDELTQLILEGLINARIDSHSKILYARDVDQRSTTFEKSLLMGKEFQRRAKAMILRAAVLRNQIHVKSPPREGSQGELTPANSQSRMSTNM; the protein is encoded by the exons ATGCAGATTGACGTAGATCCACAAGAAGATCAGCAAAATGCGCCTGATATCAACTATGTGGTGGAGAACCCCACTCTG GATTTGGAGCAGTATGCATCCAGCTACAGTGGTCTGATGCGAATTGAGCGGCTGCAATTTATTGCTGATCACTGCCCACAGTTGCGGGTGGAAGCTCTCAAGATGGCACTGTCATTTGTCCAGAGAACTTTCAATGTTGATGTGTACGAAGAAATCCACAGAAAGTTGTCTGAGGCCACCAG agaactgcagaatACACCTGATGCTGTTCCTGATAGTGGAATTGAACCCCCTCCTCTTGACACAGCTTGGGTTGAAGCTACGCGCAAAAAAGCTCTTCTTAAACTGGAGAAACTCGACACAGatctgaaaaattacaaagggAACTCCATCAAGGAGAGTATCAG GAGAGGCCACGATGACTTAGGTGATCATTACCTTGATTGTGGGGACCTCAGCAACGCTCTCAAGTGTTACTCGCGAGCCCGTGATTACTGTACCAGTGCTAAACATGTTATCAACATGTGTCTCAATGTCATCAAG GTCAGTGTCTACCTCCAGAATTGGTCTCATGTTCTGAGCTATGTAAGCAAGGCGGAGTCTACACCGGAAATTGCAGAA caaagaggagaaagagacaGCCAGACACAAGCGATTCTCACCAAACTGAAATGTGCAGCAG GCTTGGCCGAACTAGCTGCTCGGAAGTACAAACAGGCAGCAAAGTGCTTCTTGTTGGCGTCATTTGATCACTGTGACTTCCCTGAG cTGTTATCTCCTAGCAATGTGGCTGTGTATGGTGGTCTCTGTGCCCTTGCTACCTTTGACCGTCAGGAACTGCAACGAAATGTTATCTCCAGCAG CTCCTTCAAATTGTTTTTGGAGCTGGAGCCACAGGTTCGTGACATCATCTTCAAGTTTTATGAATCTAAATATGCTTCGTGCTTGAAGATGCTGGATGAGATGAAG GACAACCTGCTGCTGGATATGTACCTTGCACCTCATGTCAGGACACTTTATACCCAGATTCGAAATCGCGCCCTTATCCAG taCTTCAGCCCATATGTGTCGGCAGATATGCGCAAGATGGCCACTGCTTTTAATACCACAGTGGCTGCTCTGGAAGATGAACTTACTCAGTTGATCCTGGAGGGACTGATCAATGCCAGAATAGACTCGCACAGTAAG ATTCTTTATGCTCGAGATGTAGATCAGCGCAGCACAACTTTTGAGAAGTCTTTACTAATGGGCAAAGAGTTTCAGCGACGTGCCAAAGCTATGATCCTGCGAGCTGCAGTCCTGCGCAATCAGATACATGTCAAG TCTCCTCCGAGGGAAGGTAGCCAAGGGGAGCTTACTCCAGCTAACAGCCAGTCCAGGATGAGCACCAACATGTGA